A DNA window from Bombus vancouverensis nearcticus chromosome 6, iyBomVanc1_principal, whole genome shotgun sequence contains the following coding sequences:
- the Etf-QO gene encoding electron transfer flavoprotein-ubiquinone oxidoreductase isoform X1 translates to MSRVILIASNNQQKFQWMFQRAYSQEKFRRITTHYTIIPRESDPRWKGVNMERYVDETDILIVGGGPAGLSAAIQARKLAGKHGRELKVTLVEKASTIGGHILSGACIDPIALNELFPNWKELRAPLNTPVTEDKFAFLTEKGRLPIPILKGMPMYNHGNYIVRLGHVVAWLGEQAEAAGVELYPGYAAAEVLYHEDGSVKGIATNDVGINKDGSPKDIFERGMELHAKCTIFAEGCHGHLTKQISKKLNLRKDCEPQTYGIGLKEIWEIDPKKHMPGTVEHTVGWPLKKDTYGGSFLYHLSEDTPLVTIGFVVGLDYSNPYLHPFKEFQRFKQHPSIRPVLEGGKRIAYGARALVEGGFQSIPKLQFPGGCLIGCTAGFLNVPKIKGTHNAMKSGMLAAESAIEAIISAENNPSPTKGLEPKSYTDKIRNSWIYKELKAIRNIRPSFHTRFGIYGGLLYSAFSMLIGGREPWTLSHGGPDYKSLKSASECTPIEYPQPDNEISFDLLSSVALTGTNHEADQPPHLTLLDDTVPVKRNLTIFAGPEGRFCPAGVYEFVPLESGEGERLQINAQNCIHCKTCDIKDPSQNINWVVPEGGGGPAYNGM, encoded by the exons ATGTCTCGAGTAATACTTATTGCATCAAATAATC AACAGAAATTTCAATGGATGTTTCAAAGAGCTTATTCACAAGAAAAGTTTCGAAGAATTACAACTCACTACACTATTATACCCAGAGAATCAGATCCAAGATGGaaag GTGTAAATATGGAAAGATATGTAGATGAAACAGATATTTTAATTGTGGGAGGTGGACCAGCTGGATTATCTGCTGCAATTCAAGCACGTAAATTGGCAGGAAAGCATGgaagagaattaaaagttaCACTTGTTGAAAAGGCTTCTACTATTGGTGGCCATATTCTCAGCGGAGCTTGTATAGATCCAATAGCATTAAATGAATTATTTCCAAATTGGAAGGAATTAAGAGCACCTCTAAATACCCCTGTTACAGAAGATAAATTCGCATTTCTCACTGAGAAAGGCAGATTACCAATACCTATCTTAAAAGGAATGCCAATGTACAATCATGGAAACTACATTGTTAG ATTAGGTCATGTTGTAGCCTGGCTTGGTGAGCAAGCCGAAGCTGCAGGTGTAGAATTATATCCTGGATATGCAGCTGCAGAAGTTCTTTATCATGAAGATGGATCCGTTAAGGGAATTGCTACAAATGATGTTGGTATTAATAAAGATGGTTCACCAAAGGATATTTTTGAACGTGGAATGGAATTGCATGcaaaatgtacaatttttgcAGAGGGTTGTCATGGTCATCTTACAAAACAGATTTCAAAGAAATTAAATCTTAGGAAAGATTGTGAACCACAGACCTATGGTATAGGATTAAAAGAA ATTTGGGAAATTGATCCAAAAAAACATATGCCTGGCACTGTTGAACACACTGTTGGTTGGCCATTGAAAAAAGACACTTATGGTGGTTCGTTCTTATATCATCTTAGTGAAGATACACCTCTGGTTACTATTGGTTTTGTTGTTGGTTTGGATTATTCTAATCCTTATTTACATCCATTTAAGGAATTTCAAAGATTTAAGCAACACCCAAGCATTAGACCAGTACTTGAAGGTGGGAAAAG AATTGCGTATGGTGCAAGAGCCTTAGTAGAAGGAGGTTTTCAATCTATTCCTAAACTTCAATTCCCTGGTGGTTGTCTTATTGGTTGTACAGCAGGATTTCTTAATGTACCTAAAATTAAAGGAACACATAATGCTATGAAGAGTGGAATGCTAGCAGCAGAAAGTGCAATTGAAGCTATAATTAGTGCAGAAAATAATCCTTCGCCAACAAAAGGTTTAGAACCGAAATCTTATACTGATAAAATACGAAACAGTTGGATTTATAAAGAGCTGAAAGCTATAAGGAATATAAGACCCAGTTTTCATACTCGATTTGGTATTTACGGGGGTCTGCTAtattctgcattttcaatgttGATTGGAGGAAGAGAGCCATGGACTTTGTCTCATGGag GTCCGGATTATAAAAGTTTGAAATCAGCATCGGAATGTACACCGATAGAATATCCACAGCCGgataatgaaatatcttttgaTTTACTATCTTCGGTGGCACTTACTGGTACAAATCATGAAGCCGATCAGCCACCACATCTTACTTTGCTTGATGATACTGTACcagtaaaaagaaatttaacgaTATTTGCCGGGCCAGAAGGTCGATTTTGTCCTGCTG GTGTTTATGAATTTGTACCATTGGAATCTGGAGAAGGAGAAAGGTTGCAAATTAATGCTCAGAACTGCATTCACTGTAAAACCTGCGATATTAAGGACCCGAGTCAGAACATTAACTGGGTTGTACCAGAAGGTGGAGGTGGCCCAGCTTATAATGGAATGTAG
- the Etf-QO gene encoding electron transfer flavoprotein-ubiquinone oxidoreductase isoform X2: MFQRAYSQEKFRRITTHYTIIPRESDPRWKGVNMERYVDETDILIVGGGPAGLSAAIQARKLAGKHGRELKVTLVEKASTIGGHILSGACIDPIALNELFPNWKELRAPLNTPVTEDKFAFLTEKGRLPIPILKGMPMYNHGNYIVRLGHVVAWLGEQAEAAGVELYPGYAAAEVLYHEDGSVKGIATNDVGINKDGSPKDIFERGMELHAKCTIFAEGCHGHLTKQISKKLNLRKDCEPQTYGIGLKEIWEIDPKKHMPGTVEHTVGWPLKKDTYGGSFLYHLSEDTPLVTIGFVVGLDYSNPYLHPFKEFQRFKQHPSIRPVLEGGKRIAYGARALVEGGFQSIPKLQFPGGCLIGCTAGFLNVPKIKGTHNAMKSGMLAAESAIEAIISAENNPSPTKGLEPKSYTDKIRNSWIYKELKAIRNIRPSFHTRFGIYGGLLYSAFSMLIGGREPWTLSHGGPDYKSLKSASECTPIEYPQPDNEISFDLLSSVALTGTNHEADQPPHLTLLDDTVPVKRNLTIFAGPEGRFCPAGVYEFVPLESGEGERLQINAQNCIHCKTCDIKDPSQNINWVVPEGGGGPAYNGM; encoded by the exons ATGTTTCAAAGAGCTTATTCACAAGAAAAGTTTCGAAGAATTACAACTCACTACACTATTATACCCAGAGAATCAGATCCAAGATGGaaag GTGTAAATATGGAAAGATATGTAGATGAAACAGATATTTTAATTGTGGGAGGTGGACCAGCTGGATTATCTGCTGCAATTCAAGCACGTAAATTGGCAGGAAAGCATGgaagagaattaaaagttaCACTTGTTGAAAAGGCTTCTACTATTGGTGGCCATATTCTCAGCGGAGCTTGTATAGATCCAATAGCATTAAATGAATTATTTCCAAATTGGAAGGAATTAAGAGCACCTCTAAATACCCCTGTTACAGAAGATAAATTCGCATTTCTCACTGAGAAAGGCAGATTACCAATACCTATCTTAAAAGGAATGCCAATGTACAATCATGGAAACTACATTGTTAG ATTAGGTCATGTTGTAGCCTGGCTTGGTGAGCAAGCCGAAGCTGCAGGTGTAGAATTATATCCTGGATATGCAGCTGCAGAAGTTCTTTATCATGAAGATGGATCCGTTAAGGGAATTGCTACAAATGATGTTGGTATTAATAAAGATGGTTCACCAAAGGATATTTTTGAACGTGGAATGGAATTGCATGcaaaatgtacaatttttgcAGAGGGTTGTCATGGTCATCTTACAAAACAGATTTCAAAGAAATTAAATCTTAGGAAAGATTGTGAACCACAGACCTATGGTATAGGATTAAAAGAA ATTTGGGAAATTGATCCAAAAAAACATATGCCTGGCACTGTTGAACACACTGTTGGTTGGCCATTGAAAAAAGACACTTATGGTGGTTCGTTCTTATATCATCTTAGTGAAGATACACCTCTGGTTACTATTGGTTTTGTTGTTGGTTTGGATTATTCTAATCCTTATTTACATCCATTTAAGGAATTTCAAAGATTTAAGCAACACCCAAGCATTAGACCAGTACTTGAAGGTGGGAAAAG AATTGCGTATGGTGCAAGAGCCTTAGTAGAAGGAGGTTTTCAATCTATTCCTAAACTTCAATTCCCTGGTGGTTGTCTTATTGGTTGTACAGCAGGATTTCTTAATGTACCTAAAATTAAAGGAACACATAATGCTATGAAGAGTGGAATGCTAGCAGCAGAAAGTGCAATTGAAGCTATAATTAGTGCAGAAAATAATCCTTCGCCAACAAAAGGTTTAGAACCGAAATCTTATACTGATAAAATACGAAACAGTTGGATTTATAAAGAGCTGAAAGCTATAAGGAATATAAGACCCAGTTTTCATACTCGATTTGGTATTTACGGGGGTCTGCTAtattctgcattttcaatgttGATTGGAGGAAGAGAGCCATGGACTTTGTCTCATGGag GTCCGGATTATAAAAGTTTGAAATCAGCATCGGAATGTACACCGATAGAATATCCACAGCCGgataatgaaatatcttttgaTTTACTATCTTCGGTGGCACTTACTGGTACAAATCATGAAGCCGATCAGCCACCACATCTTACTTTGCTTGATGATACTGTACcagtaaaaagaaatttaacgaTATTTGCCGGGCCAGAAGGTCGATTTTGTCCTGCTG GTGTTTATGAATTTGTACCATTGGAATCTGGAGAAGGAGAAAGGTTGCAAATTAATGCTCAGAACTGCATTCACTGTAAAACCTGCGATATTAAGGACCCGAGTCAGAACATTAACTGGGTTGTACCAGAAGGTGGAGGTGGCCCAGCTTATAATGGAATGTAG